The proteins below are encoded in one region of Bacteroidetes Order II. bacterium:
- the ccsA gene encoding cytochrome c biogenesis protein CcsA — protein sequence MTIGTIGYLMLTIAFVAGLLSAVSYFFATRASNDPQWRALGRWSWAVMTGALLVSTGLLLYLLATHQFQYSYVFRYSSKDLNLNYLLSALWAGQEGSFLIWLLWTAILGLLLMRSARSYEPYIMSIIGLCQIFLLAMVTGFKFGTFQIGASPFITTADAFPEAPVLQTPGFIPSDGQGLNDLLQNYWMMIHPPTLFIGFTLMIVPFAFAIAGLWRREYTQWVKPALPWTIIANLVLMIGIAMGGYWAYVTLSFGGYWAWDPVENASLVPWLIGVAGLHTMIAQKRSASSQKASIFLNILAFILVVYSTFLTRSGILGEISVHSFVDLGLYNQLLLWILTMAVLGFGMMAYRWKELPRPQQESEVMSREFMIFSGAMVLTALAAVIILGTSAPITGRLFRDSPSAVPIEFYDAWSLPLAIILAFLAGVGQLFWWHKMKVESLNRVLMKPMLLAMIATSAVLLLTPFVRETVRPVQAAVQSVSQAGMLANLGMMWDQYGQSLLLMLLVFTSFFALFGNGMVLWRIGRGNPRLVGGAVTHIGLALMLLGIITSSSFNNAIVGDENNSIPVEGSTQRNNFVVSRNQTIQVEGYKVRYVKHFPNNDGHTTYQLEMTDARGRQFTVFPVAYKSRKNQWILHPDIKPFFEKDVYVAVTPSQSVLENQESGNKTAGELKMAMGDTKTIDNGKYVIRFQRFDLQPDPKMVGNVKTQIAVASVLSVTNTQTKETRELKPIYIILDDGKNTQQYIQNKVADWGVTFTFAGMELSKDGKNGQIRLVLEGADVTSAEDWLIVQAYEKPFINLLWLGCLILFAGFGIAYYRRWQEQNERKKMGRAISE from the coding sequence ATGACCATTGGAACGATTGGCTATTTAATGCTTACAATAGCCTTTGTTGCCGGTTTGCTCTCCGCGGTTTCCTATTTTTTCGCAACCAGAGCCTCTAACGACCCACAATGGCGTGCCTTAGGCCGCTGGAGTTGGGCTGTTATGACTGGAGCCCTTTTGGTTTCTACTGGGCTATTGCTGTATTTATTGGCCACACACCAATTTCAATACAGCTATGTATTCCGTTATTCCTCTAAAGACTTAAATCTCAATTATTTACTCTCAGCGCTCTGGGCAGGTCAGGAAGGTTCTTTCCTGATCTGGTTGTTATGGACAGCCATCTTAGGACTACTTTTGATGCGAAGTGCCCGCTCATACGAGCCTTATATCATGAGCATCATTGGATTGTGTCAAATATTTCTACTCGCAATGGTAACGGGCTTCAAATTCGGTACTTTTCAGATTGGCGCGTCTCCGTTCATCACCACAGCCGATGCTTTTCCTGAGGCACCCGTACTACAAACACCTGGCTTTATACCAAGTGATGGGCAAGGTTTAAACGATTTATTGCAGAACTACTGGATGATGATTCATCCACCTACCCTCTTCATAGGGTTTACCCTGATGATCGTCCCCTTTGCCTTTGCCATCGCGGGCCTCTGGCGCCGAGAATATACGCAATGGGTGAAACCAGCACTTCCTTGGACGATCATCGCCAACTTGGTTTTGATGATTGGCATTGCAATGGGTGGATATTGGGCATATGTAACCCTTTCTTTTGGTGGATATTGGGCATGGGATCCGGTAGAAAATGCCTCTTTGGTTCCTTGGCTCATCGGCGTGGCTGGTTTACACACCATGATTGCCCAAAAGCGGAGTGCTAGTAGCCAAAAAGCGTCCATTTTCCTCAATATTCTCGCTTTTATTCTGGTCGTATATTCCACCTTTTTAACACGAAGCGGCATACTTGGCGAAATCTCGGTACACTCCTTTGTGGATCTTGGCCTCTACAACCAATTATTGCTATGGATATTGACTATGGCCGTGTTGGGATTTGGTATGATGGCATACCGGTGGAAGGAATTGCCGCGCCCCCAGCAAGAATCGGAGGTAATGTCACGAGAATTTATGATTTTTTCTGGGGCAATGGTACTTACGGCACTGGCAGCCGTCATCATCTTAGGCACATCAGCACCCATAACCGGACGCTTATTTCGAGACAGCCCCTCGGCTGTACCCATCGAGTTCTACGATGCTTGGTCGCTCCCGCTGGCCATTATACTCGCCTTTTTGGCGGGAGTCGGGCAATTGTTTTGGTGGCACAAGATGAAGGTAGAGAGCCTAAATCGGGTGTTAATGAAACCGATGCTGTTGGCAATGATAGCGACCTCGGCGGTCTTGCTACTGACCCCATTCGTTAGAGAAACTGTGCGTCCGGTACAAGCAGCCGTCCAGTCGGTTTCACAAGCGGGAATGTTGGCCAATCTCGGCATGATGTGGGACCAATACGGCCAAAGTTTGTTGCTTATGCTTTTGGTGTTCACTTCATTTTTTGCACTATTTGGGAATGGCATGGTTTTATGGCGCATTGGTCGCGGCAACCCACGCTTGGTAGGAGGCGCGGTCACACACATTGGTCTGGCACTGATGTTATTGGGCATCATCACCTCTTCCAGTTTCAACAATGCCATCGTTGGTGATGAAAACAATAGCATACCCGTAGAAGGCTCTACCCAACGCAACAATTTTGTGGTCAGCCGAAATCAGACCATTCAAGTGGAGGGCTATAAAGTACGGTATGTAAAGCACTTCCCGAACAACGACGGCCATACCACCTATCAACTAGAGATGACCGATGCACGCGGGCGCCAATTCACGGTCTTTCCGGTTGCCTATAAAAGCCGTAAAAATCAGTGGATTTTACACCCCGACATCAAGCCATTTTTCGAGAAAGACGTTTATGTCGCAGTGACACCCAGCCAAAGCGTTTTGGAAAACCAAGAAAGCGGTAATAAAACAGCAGGTGAGCTTAAAATGGCGATGGGCGATACCAAAACCATTGATAATGGGAAGTATGTCATCCGTTTCCAACGCTTCGACTTACAGCCCGACCCCAAAATGGTAGGGAATGTTAAAACCCAAATTGCGGTCGCTTCTGTCTTGAGTGTGACCAACACCCAAACCAAAGAAACCAGAGAACTCAAACCCATTTACATCATCTTGGATGATGGTAAAAATACCCAACAATACATCCAGAACAAAGTAGCGGACTGGGGCGTCACCTTCACCTTTGCAGGAATGGAACTCTCCAAAGACGGCAAGAATGGGCAAATCAGACTGGTATTGGAAGGCGCAGACGTAACTTCCGCCGAAGACTGGCTGATTGTACAAGCATACGAAAAACCTTTCATTAACCTGCTCTGGCTGGGCTGTCTTATCCTTTTTGCAGGGTTTGGCATTGCCTATTACCGCCGCTGGCAAGAACAGAATGAACGAAAAAAAATGGGACGCGCCATTTCAGAATGA
- the rny gene encoding ribonuclease Y yields the protein MIYAILATAVIAAILGFSIGRFLKIKIGNQRLAEASVEADKLLATARDEAAQLNAKTVQELQTEFNAKRKQFEQEISEAKAALKRNKERLEISQSKLNNRIQRVNERETVLQKASEAIEALRRQTEKQQRETEKLVQNAQTLFEDGKRQLAGLDKKEVEWVKKKEALDQNEAELQALIQQSLQKLEDLSGMTRAEARKMLIDEMIGEARLESAAMVKEVRDEAKLQASRQARKIVLTTIQRTAASHAIENTVSVVDIKSDEMKGRIIGREGRNIRAFEAATGVEVIVDDTPEAVILSGFDPVRREIARISLLKLIQDGRIHPARIEEVVEKVTKEIEDEIIETGEQTAIDLGLQGLHPELIRLVGRMRYRSSYGQNLLSHSIEVAKISSIMASELGIDAKKARRAGLLHDIGKVVEGDLESPHAIVGMELAKKYKEHPDVCNAIGAHHDEIEMTSTISPIIQSADAISGARPGARREALESYIKRLEKLEELAGGFKGVERVYAIQAGREIRVIVNHHLVNDALAEQLASDISKKIENEMQYPGQIKVTVIRELRAVSFAK from the coding sequence ATGATATATGCGATCCTTGCAACAGCGGTGATCGCGGCTATCCTCGGATTTTCTATTGGAAGATTTCTGAAAATTAAAATTGGAAACCAACGTTTGGCGGAAGCCAGCGTGGAGGCCGATAAACTTTTGGCAACAGCGCGTGATGAAGCAGCTCAGTTAAATGCCAAAACGGTTCAGGAACTACAAACGGAGTTTAATGCCAAGCGTAAACAATTTGAACAAGAAATTTCTGAGGCAAAAGCCGCACTCAAGCGCAACAAGGAACGGCTAGAAATTAGCCAATCCAAACTTAATAACCGTATCCAACGCGTCAATGAGCGCGAAACGGTACTTCAAAAGGCTTCCGAGGCCATCGAAGCCCTTCGGCGGCAAACCGAAAAACAACAACGAGAAACCGAAAAATTAGTTCAAAACGCCCAAACACTCTTTGAAGATGGCAAACGCCAACTTGCTGGCCTCGATAAAAAAGAAGTTGAATGGGTCAAGAAAAAAGAGGCTTTGGATCAGAATGAAGCGGAACTACAAGCGCTGATCCAACAAAGCCTACAGAAGTTAGAAGACCTTTCTGGCATGACCCGAGCCGAAGCCCGCAAAATGCTGATTGACGAGATGATTGGCGAGGCGCGCTTAGAATCTGCCGCAATGGTAAAGGAAGTGCGGGACGAGGCCAAACTACAGGCAAGCCGACAAGCACGGAAGATCGTTCTTACTACCATCCAACGAACCGCAGCCAGCCATGCCATCGAGAACACTGTTTCGGTGGTGGACATCAAATCCGACGAAATGAAAGGCCGCATTATCGGGCGCGAAGGCCGGAATATTCGGGCATTCGAGGCTGCAACGGGCGTGGAGGTCATTGTAGATGACACGCCGGAAGCGGTTATTCTATCCGGTTTTGACCCCGTTCGCCGAGAAATTGCCCGCATTTCTTTGTTGAAGTTGATTCAGGATGGCCGGATTCACCCTGCACGGATTGAGGAGGTTGTCGAAAAAGTGACCAAAGAAATTGAGGATGAAATCATTGAAACGGGAGAACAAACCGCCATTGATTTGGGGCTTCAGGGACTCCATCCGGAGTTAATCCGATTGGTCGGACGGATGCGCTATCGTAGTAGTTATGGCCAAAACCTGCTTTCCCACTCCATAGAAGTCGCCAAAATATCCTCCATCATGGCATCCGAGCTTGGTATAGATGCCAAAAAAGCACGACGCGCCGGGTTATTACACGACATCGGGAAAGTGGTTGAGGGCGATTTGGAAAGCCCCCACGCAATCGTAGGGATGGAATTGGCCAAAAAGTACAAAGAACATCCGGATGTATGTAATGCAATTGGTGCACACCACGATGAAATTGAAATGACCAGCACCATTTCTCCCATCATCCAGTCTGCCGACGCCATTTCGGGCGCACGTCCAGGGGCACGCCGCGAAGCATTGGAGAGCTACATCAAGCGTCTGGAAAAATTAGAGGAGTTGGCAGGTGGTTTTAAAGGTGTTGAACGGGTCTATGCCATTCAAGCAGGCCGCGAAATCCGAGTGATTGTCAACCATCACCTTGTGAATGATGCCCTTGCCGAACAATTAGCTTCGGACATCTCGAAGAAAATCGAAAATGAAATGCAATATCCCGGCCAGATCAAAGTGACCGTCATTCGGGAACTCAGGGCCGTCTCCTTTGCAAAATAA
- a CDS encoding competence/damage-inducible protein A, with the protein MKAHLVTVGDEILIGQINNTNVAWMATELNQIGIDVVRMVTVGDTPADIHDALRTAFLEAELVLTTGGLGPTHDDLTKQAIASFFGKDLEYQPPIFEHIRQLLESRGRKTSELNRVQALVPQGFEVIPNSMGTAPGLWYEFEQNGKKRYLGMMPGVPFEMKAIMQQSFLPRLAAHAQEVIVHKTLLTVGIGESDLAEKIGDVRTFLGKGATLAFLPGPKTGVKLRLSVRSETMAKAEAVLGKGVAHLWERAHHYIYGEGNTLPEIVVGELLRKLKKTIATAESCTGGHIADRLSDIPGSSAYLLGGVVAYCNSVKMNLLGVSEADLSRFGAVSETVVKQMAEGIRTLTGADIGISTSGVAGPDGGTPDKPVGTIWIALADANGTEAKMLRLFKDRVLNKEFTTTLVLDFVRKRLNLLDVDGSVTS; encoded by the coding sequence ATGAAGGCTCATTTGGTCACCGTTGGAGACGAAATCCTCATTGGTCAGATCAATAATACCAACGTGGCATGGATGGCCACCGAGTTGAACCAGATTGGTATAGATGTGGTTAGAATGGTGACCGTCGGAGACACACCAGCCGACATTCATGACGCCCTACGTACCGCTTTTTTGGAAGCTGAATTAGTACTCACAACAGGTGGCCTTGGGCCGACCCACGACGACCTGACCAAACAAGCAATTGCCTCTTTTTTTGGCAAAGACCTCGAATACCAGCCTCCGATTTTTGAACACATCCGCCAGCTTCTGGAAAGCCGTGGCCGCAAAACGTCCGAACTAAACCGGGTTCAAGCCTTGGTCCCACAAGGATTTGAGGTAATTCCGAATTCTATGGGGACAGCTCCCGGATTGTGGTACGAATTTGAGCAAAATGGAAAAAAGAGATACTTGGGGATGATGCCCGGTGTACCATTCGAGATGAAGGCCATCATGCAACAATCTTTCCTCCCCCGACTGGCCGCACACGCACAAGAGGTGATTGTTCATAAAACGTTGCTTACCGTAGGGATTGGTGAATCGGACTTGGCCGAAAAAATTGGAGACGTTCGTACTTTTTTGGGCAAAGGGGCTACACTGGCCTTTTTACCAGGGCCCAAAACAGGCGTAAAACTTCGCCTTTCTGTTCGTTCAGAAACAATGGCCAAAGCAGAAGCGGTCTTGGGGAAAGGGGTGGCCCATCTTTGGGAGCGTGCCCACCACTACATCTATGGCGAGGGTAATACACTCCCTGAAATAGTGGTTGGGGAGCTCCTCCGAAAACTAAAAAAAACCATTGCCACCGCCGAAAGTTGTACTGGTGGACATATTGCAGACCGTTTGTCGGACATTCCCGGATCTTCTGCATATCTACTTGGCGGTGTGGTGGCTTATTGCAATTCCGTTAAAATGAACCTCCTCGGTGTTTCGGAAGCCGATTTGTCGCGCTTTGGGGCCGTTTCTGAAACAGTGGTTAAGCAAATGGCTGAAGGTATTCGGACCCTGACCGGAGCAGACATCGGAATCTCGACTTCCGGTGTGGCTGGCCCGGATGGTGGGACACCTGACAAACCAGTGGGAACTATCTGGATTGCACTGGCTGATGCGAACGGAACAGAGGCGAAAATGCTTCGTCTATTTAAAGACCGCGTTTTGAACAAGGAATTTACCACTACCCTCGTGCTTGACTTTGTCCGAAAACGGTTAAACCTATTAGATGTAGATGGCTCTGTAACGTCTTAG
- a CDS encoding orotate phosphoribosyltransferase yields MQDISQSLAESLVNIKAVSFSMDQPYTWTSGIKAPLYCDNRLTMGYPEIRTQIADTFAEMARAFEQVDIIIGTATAGIPHAAWLADRLSLPMAYVRASAKEHGKNNQIEGVFQKGQKAIVVEDLISTGGSVLQCITALQEAGVEVLAVFAVFSYQLPVAEEKFESIGIPVYTLTDLDALLDYADLMGTLRYSEEQEVRDWQNDPFNWMPSGL; encoded by the coding sequence ATGCAAGATATCAGCCAATCGCTCGCCGAATCCTTGGTTAACATCAAGGCCGTATCCTTCTCGATGGATCAACCCTACACATGGACTTCCGGCATTAAAGCCCCCCTATACTGCGATAACCGACTCACAATGGGGTATCCTGAAATCCGTACCCAAATTGCGGACACATTCGCCGAAATGGCCCGCGCCTTTGAACAAGTAGATATAATCATTGGTACAGCCACCGCTGGCATTCCCCATGCAGCATGGCTCGCCGATCGCCTATCGTTGCCGATGGCTTATGTGAGGGCTTCCGCTAAAGAACATGGTAAAAACAATCAGATAGAAGGCGTCTTCCAAAAAGGCCAAAAAGCCATCGTAGTAGAAGACCTTATTTCGACAGGTGGATCTGTTTTGCAGTGCATAACCGCTTTGCAGGAGGCTGGCGTGGAAGTATTGGCCGTTTTTGCGGTCTTCTCCTATCAACTACCCGTTGCCGAGGAGAAATTTGAATCCATAGGCATTCCTGTTTATACCCTTACCGACTTAGACGCCCTCCTTGATTATGCGGATCTAATGGGAACATTGCGCTACTCCGAAGAACAGGAAGTCCGAGACTGGCAAAACGATCCATTTAACTGGATGCCTTCTGGCCTCTAA